Proteins encoded by one window of Thermodesulfobacteriota bacterium:
- the hgcB gene encoding mercury methylation ferredoxin HgcB, with the protein MEDIRYLDDVSSLILNREECIGCGLCTEVCPHHVFEIRQGKAAIIDFNACMECGACVNNCPTHAIEVSPGVGUASYIIQVWIKGKENASCGSAETGGCC; encoded by the coding sequence ATGGAAGATATAAGATACCTAGACGATGTTTCGTCACTGATACTCAACCGGGAGGAATGCATCGGGTGTGGTTTGTGTACCGAAGTATGCCCCCACCATGTTTTTGAGATCAGGCAGGGAAAAGCGGCAATTATCGACTTTAACGCCTGCATGGAGTGCGGGGCATGTGTGAATAACTGTCCTACCCATGCAATAGAAGTCAGTCCTGGTGTAGGTTGAGCCTCCTATATTATCCAGGTCTGGATAAAAGGCAAAGAAAATGCTAGCTGTGGTTCTGCTGAAACAGGTGGTTGTTGCTAA
- the hgcA gene encoding mercury methylation corrinoid protein HgcA: MKEPLDTGCGCGSDCSSNEGCDTRLESTGVSIMPEMDDAGTDGGIGPKNVFADHEKPGYIIGSFVEDFVFTDTGFVPKVKTKPDKSDILSTLVVRSGIGRHNYKVAPGLYCVGNPDKASEVLVTANFKLTFDHLRRELEYMDAWILVLDTGGVNVWCAAGKGTFSTGELVKRIKRCSLEKVVDHKRVIVPQLGATGVTAGKVKKESGFKVVFGPVRAKDIPAFVKNNRKADKKMRMVTFTFIERLILTPVELKTVLKPALLASMVLIILSGFGPGFFSFSSAFERGMVSILALLVGIISGAVITPALLPYIPFREFAAKGLLCGIVFAALLFLSISSSIHGITAFIGLFLLVMAISSYLSMNFTGATPFTSPSGVEKEMKRFIPVQLIALVISTGFWIYSAF; the protein is encoded by the coding sequence TTGAAAGAACCATTAGATACCGGATGTGGCTGTGGGTCTGATTGCAGCAGCAACGAGGGCTGTGACACTAGGCTTGAATCCACCGGGGTTTCAATCATGCCAGAAATGGATGATGCAGGGACCGATGGCGGCATTGGACCAAAGAATGTTTTTGCCGATCATGAAAAGCCGGGGTATATCATTGGCTCGTTTGTGGAAGATTTTGTTTTCACCGATACCGGTTTTGTTCCCAAGGTAAAAACCAAACCGGATAAAAGTGATATTCTATCCACCCTGGTGGTAAGAAGCGGTATTGGCAGGCACAATTACAAAGTGGCACCCGGTCTTTATTGTGTGGGAAACCCTGACAAAGCTTCAGAGGTCCTGGTTACCGCAAATTTCAAACTGACCTTTGATCACCTGAGGCGGGAGCTGGAGTATATGGATGCCTGGATTCTTGTTCTGGATACCGGCGGGGTAAATGTCTGGTGTGCTGCCGGAAAAGGAACCTTTTCCACTGGAGAACTGGTTAAAAGAATAAAACGATGTTCCCTGGAAAAAGTGGTTGACCATAAACGGGTGATCGTTCCACAACTGGGTGCAACCGGAGTGACTGCCGGAAAGGTAAAAAAAGAATCCGGCTTTAAAGTGGTATTCGGCCCTGTCAGGGCAAAAGACATTCCCGCTTTTGTTAAAAACAATAGAAAGGCCGATAAAAAGATGAGAATGGTTACCTTCACTTTTATTGAAAGGCTGATTCTCACCCCGGTTGAATTGAAAACGGTCCTCAAGCCGGCTTTGCTAGCCTCAATGGTTTTGATTATTCTGTCCGGTTTCGGGCCGGGCTTCTTTTCCTTTTCAAGTGCTTTTGAAAGGGGAATGGTGTCTATCCTGGCGCTTTTGGTGGGAATTATTTCCGGTGCAGTCATTACCCCCGCACTGCTGCCCTATATCCCATTTAGAGAGTTTGCCGCAAAAGGTCTCCTATGCGGAATTGTGTTTGCCGCGCTTTTATTTCTGTCAATTTCATCGTCCATTCATGGGATTACGGCCTTTATCGGTCTGTTTTTATTGGTGATGGCCATAAGCTCCTATCTGTCCATGAATTTTACCGGCGCCACCCCCTTTACCTCACCCTCCGGTGTTGAAAAGGAGATGAAAAGGTTCATCCCTGTACAGTTAATCGCTTTGGTAATATCAACAGGTTTCTGGATCTATTCGGCATTTTAA
- a CDS encoding metalloregulator ArsR/SmtB family transcription factor, whose product MPKLKMDADTLAKIFKALGHPTRVKIVEHLIKINSCVCGEIVNIFPFSQSTISQHLKLLKESGIVHGEIEGPKTCYCVDFDVLNQFKKYVSKL is encoded by the coding sequence ATGCCGAAACTTAAAATGGATGCAGATACACTCGCCAAAATTTTCAAGGCGCTGGGACATCCCACCAGGGTTAAGATTGTGGAGCATTTAATAAAAATCAATTCTTGTGTATGTGGAGAAATTGTGAATATTTTCCCCTTTTCCCAGTCGACCATCAGCCAACACCTTAAGCTGCTTAAAGAATCAGGTATTGTCCATGGTGAAATTGAAGGACCAAAAACGTGTTACTGTGTCGATTTTGATGTATTGAATCAATTCAAAAAGTATGTGTCGAAATTATAA
- a CDS encoding response regulator — translation MRKNYNILIADRNSHVRELLRRELTLEGYQVQLAKTGQEIIQYTLGQEPLDLLIVDPDLPDTDNLLLVKTLREHFPALTVVVHSFLSEKGIQQDILNTVTFVEKRGSSIDRIKKTVAKVLDRT, via the coding sequence TTGAGAAAAAATTACAACATATTAATAGCTGACCGCAATTCCCATGTCCGGGAGTTGTTAAGGCGCGAGCTGACGCTGGAAGGTTACCAGGTTCAACTGGCGAAAACCGGTCAGGAAATCATTCAATATACATTGGGGCAAGAGCCTTTAGACCTTTTGATTGTAGACCCCGATCTGCCTGATACAGATAATTTACTCCTGGTGAAGACACTCAGGGAGCATTTCCCAGCATTGACTGTAGTGGTTCATTCTTTTCTGTCGGAAAAAGGAATACAGCAGGATATCTTGAACACAGTGACCTTTGTGGAGAAAAGAGGGAGCAGTATCGATCGCATTAAAAAGACAGTCGCTAAGGTTCTTGACAGAACATGA
- a CDS encoding enoyl-CoA hydratase/isomerase family protein yields MNAQFNHSDFFSAKEIDDTIVLSLNKNLLIRSTDLTARDRVLDFFDDIAKSDTIKVVVIVSSPEKSGSEEYIDFYRKVLQSQLDRLAVHKMLNVFNQIILKIVSLNKVVVHINSGLAIPLFLNISLACDYRIVADNTLFQKPYLKLGMVPTGGGAFFLSRILSRSKAFSILLSDRDITADEALELGIVDKIVPVGKLEEAAMEMARHLARKPASTLTVVKRLLNYSLEDLKGYLDFENQEILKIIGPHEELSDDLSSEFWKRIKENV; encoded by the coding sequence ATGAACGCTCAATTTAATCACAGTGATTTTTTTTCTGCCAAAGAAATCGATGATACCATTGTTCTCAGTTTAAATAAGAATCTGCTGATTCGTTCAACTGATTTAACTGCCAGGGACAGGGTGTTGGATTTTTTTGATGATATTGCAAAATCCGACACCATAAAAGTGGTGGTCATTGTCAGCTCACCGGAAAAGTCGGGAAGTGAAGAGTATATTGATTTCTACCGTAAGGTATTACAATCCCAACTAGACCGCTTGGCTGTGCATAAAATGCTCAACGTCTTTAATCAGATCATATTAAAGATTGTATCTTTAAACAAAGTGGTGGTGCATATCAACTCCGGATTGGCTATTCCGCTGTTTTTAAATATAAGCCTGGCTTGCGACTACAGGATTGTTGCCGACAATACCCTGTTTCAGAAACCATATCTGAAGCTGGGGATGGTTCCCACCGGAGGTGGGGCATTTTTTCTGTCCAGGATTCTAAGCAGAAGCAAGGCATTTTCCATACTGTTGTCCGACAGGGACATCACTGCAGATGAAGCCTTGGAACTTGGTATTGTTGATAAGATTGTCCCGGTAGGAAAGCTTGAAGAGGCTGCAATGGAAATGGCCCGGCACCTGGCCAGAAAACCGGCCAGCACGCTGACCGTAGTCAAAAGGCTGCTCAATTATTCCTTAGAAGACCTTAAGGGCTACCTTGATTTTGAAAACCAAGAGATCTTGAAAATTATCGGGCCCCATGAAGAACTTTCAGACGATTTGTCATCTGAGTTTTGGAAAAGGATTAAAGAAAACGTTTAG
- a CDS encoding universal stress protein: MAIKKIVCCTDFSENAKAAVKTAIEMAEKYQARLSIIHVLPPVINPMFAEAAMMLSDEPKDSLLLKLEQQMQTEYGDGLGEHIKHDLVVLDGHVSTEILRYLEDNQTDVVVMGSYGLSGMGLVVFGSVAKRISHKAPCSVMIVRKS, encoded by the coding sequence ATGGCTATTAAAAAAATCGTATGTTGTACAGATTTTTCGGAAAATGCCAAAGCGGCTGTTAAAACAGCCATCGAAATGGCGGAGAAATACCAGGCCCGTCTTTCCATTATCCATGTGTTGCCACCTGTGATAAATCCAATGTTTGCAGAAGCCGCAATGATGTTGTCCGATGAACCCAAAGACTCTTTGCTGTTAAAGCTGGAACAACAGATGCAGACAGAATATGGTGACGGGTTGGGAGAGCATATAAAACATGACCTGGTTGTTCTCGACGGACATGTTTCCACTGAAATTTTAAGATACCTGGAAGATAACCAAACAGATGTGGTGGTAATGGGATCTTACGGGCTTTCAGGCATGGGACTGGTGGTTTTCGGCAGTGTGGCCAAAAGAATCTCCCATAAGGCCCCCTGCAGCGTAATGATTGTTCGCAAGAGTTAA
- a CDS encoding universal stress protein, with protein sequence MKIMVCYDGSAEATKALKLSVKRAQAVNAEVYLIHSMTGGLEVHKRDFVNAEHDLSRAQRLFDNEKVCCEPKLLVRGLNPGEDLVRFADEKKVDEIIIGIKKRSKVGKLFFGSTAQHVILHATCPVVTVR encoded by the coding sequence ATGAAGATAATGGTTTGTTATGATGGCTCAGCGGAGGCAACCAAAGCATTAAAACTGTCGGTAAAACGGGCACAAGCAGTGAACGCCGAAGTTTACCTGATCCATTCGATGACCGGAGGCCTTGAAGTACACAAGCGGGATTTTGTGAATGCCGAACATGATTTAAGCCGGGCACAACGTCTTTTTGATAATGAAAAAGTATGTTGTGAACCAAAGCTTCTGGTTCGCGGTCTTAATCCGGGAGAAGATCTGGTTCGATTTGCCGATGAAAAAAAAGTAGATGAGATCATCATCGGTATTAAAAAACGATCAAAAGTGGGAAAACTTTTTTTTGGGTCTACCGCCCAGCATGTGATTTTGCATGCCACTTGTCCGGTGGTTACGGTCAGATAA
- a CDS encoding cytidylate kinase-like family protein encodes MAINIDKIKYVPGTYAKKRPDAAQIAGQYIRSWEKRQLEAKEKQAALGVISPAICFSRKIGVGALEIADMLAEKIGYRVVDREVIEHIANHAALSKKTVDFFDEHYPGKMNELSALLFREKSFIMSDYTRHLISAVFSMASAQPTIFVGRGTHLILPKDSQLAVRFISSKPYRVKRLAEILNVEQEVAGKKIDEVDKGQRDFFKKVFGKKDASPYEFDMVINCDFITQPEWAAEIVSRAFKEKFMDFV; translated from the coding sequence ATGGCTATAAATATTGATAAAATTAAATACGTTCCCGGAACCTATGCCAAGAAACGGCCGGATGCCGCTCAAATAGCCGGGCAATACATACGCTCCTGGGAAAAAAGGCAACTTGAAGCCAAAGAAAAACAAGCGGCACTGGGCGTAATTTCGCCTGCCATCTGCTTTTCCAGAAAAATCGGTGTGGGGGCACTGGAGATTGCAGATATGCTGGCGGAGAAGATCGGATACCGGGTGGTCGACCGGGAAGTCATTGAACACATCGCCAATCATGCGGCTTTAAGCAAAAAAACCGTCGATTTTTTTGATGAACACTATCCCGGCAAAATGAATGAATTATCCGCTTTGCTCTTTAGAGAAAAATCCTTTATTATGAGTGATTACACCAGACACTTGATCAGCGCTGTGTTTTCCATGGCCAGTGCGCAGCCCACTATTTTTGTCGGTAGAGGGACACACCTTATTTTGCCAAAGGATTCGCAGCTGGCAGTCCGATTTATTTCTTCCAAGCCATATCGGGTAAAGCGATTGGCTGAGATTCTGAACGTGGAACAGGAAGTGGCGGGAAAAAAGATAGATGAGGTTGATAAGGGACAAAGAGACTTTTTTAAAAAAGTCTTTGGCAAAAAAGATGCCTCTCCGTATGAATTTGATATGGTAATCAATTGTGACTTTATTACACAGCCTGAGTGGGCTGCGGAAATTGTTTCCCGGGCCTTTAAAGAGAAATTCATGGATTTTGTTTAA